In the Cheilinus undulatus linkage group 19, ASM1832078v1, whole genome shotgun sequence genome, one interval contains:
- the myd88 gene encoding myeloid differentiation primary response protein MyD88 → MEFVDSDLMSVPLIALNVTVRNKLGLYLNPKNTVAADWMAVAETMGFSYLEIQNFERSRSPTKTILDDWQAKSTNASVGRLLSILIEVERKDIVEDLRPLIDEDVRKYRESLKKKAEPPVQVPEVDSCLPRPLEGITLEDDPGGAPELFDAFICYCQSDFYFVREMIRELEQTEYKLKLCVFDRDVLPGSCVWTITSELIEKRCKRMVVVVSDEYLDSDACDFQTKFALSLCPGARSKRLIPVVYKSMKKPFPSILRFLTICDYTRPCTQAWFWIRLAKALSLP, encoded by the exons ATGGAGTTTGTCGACTCAGACTTAATGTCTGTCCCCCTCATCGCCCTGAACGTTACCGTGAGGAATAAACTGGGACTTTATCTGAACCCTAAAAACACAGTAGCAGCGGACTGGATGGCTGTAGCTGAGACCATGGGCTTCTCCTACCTGGAAATACAAAACTTTGAAAGGTCAAGAAGTCCGACTAAAACGATTCTGGATGACTGGCAGGCTAAATCTACAAACGCTTCGGTCGGGAGATTGTTGTCTATTCTGATAGAAGTGGAGAGAAAAGATATTGTGGAGGATCTGCGTCCTTTGATAG ATGAGGATGTAAGAAAATACAGGGAGAGTCTGAAGAAGAAGGCTGAGCCCCCAGTTCAGGTTCCTGAGGTTGACAGCTGTCTTCCTCGGCCTCTTGAAGGTATCACCCTGGAGGATGATCCTGGAG GTGCTCCTGAACTCTTTGATGCCTTTATCTGCTACTGCCAGAGTGACTTTTACTTTGTGCGTGAGATGATCCGGGAGCTGGAGCAGACAGAATACAAGTTGAAGCTGTGCGTGTTTGACAGAGATGTCCTCCCAGGGTCCTGCGTGTGGACAATCACAAGTGAACTCATTGAGAAAAG GTGTAAAaggatggtggtggtggtttcTGATGAGTACCTTGACAGTGATGCCTGTGACTTTCAGACCAAGTTTGCTCTCAGCCTCTGTCCTG GAGCCAGAAGTAAAAGGCTGATCCCGGTGGTGTACAAGTCAATGAAAAAGCCTTTCCCAAGCATCTTACGCTTCCTCACCATATGTGACTACACTCGACCTTGCACACAGGCCTGGTTCTGGATACGGCTGGCCAAAGCGCTCTCACTTCCATAA